In Neomonachus schauinslandi chromosome 6, ASM220157v2, whole genome shotgun sequence, a genomic segment contains:
- the LOC110577300 gene encoding 60S ribosomal protein L26-like — protein sequence MKFNPFVTSDRSKNRKRHFNAPSHICRKIMSFPLCKALRQKCNVRSMPIQRDDEVQVVRAHCEGQQIGKVVQVYRKKYVIYIERVQREKANGTTIHVGIHPSKVVITRLKLNKDRKKILERKAKSRQVGKEKGKYKEETIEKMQE from the coding sequence ATGAAGTTTAATCCCTTTGTGACTTCTGACCGGAGCAAGAACCGAAAACGGCATTTCAATGCACCTTCCCACATTTGCAGGAAGATCATGTCTTTCCCTCTTTGCAAAGCGCTGAGACAGAAGTGCAACGTTCGTTCCATGCCCATCCAAAGGGATGATGAAGTGCAGGTTGTGCGAGCACACTGCGAAGGTCAGCAGATTGGCAAAGTAGTCCAGGTTTACAGGAAGAAGTACGTCATCTACATTGAACGAGTGCAGCGAGAGAAGGCAAACGGCACAACCATCCATGTAGGCATTCACCCTAGCAAGGTGGTTATCACCAGACTAAAACTGAACAAAGACCGCAAAAAGATCCTTGAACGTAAAGCCAAATCTCGCcaagtaggaaaggaaaagggcAAATATAAGGAAGAAACAATTGAGAAGATGCAGGAGTAA